GAATCACTGTACGTGGATTGACAAGCGTATAAAACTGCTCTTTTTCCATAATTGTATCCCCGACAACCCGAATCGCTCCAAACGATAAAATCTCATCACCATGCTGCGCAGAAAATCCCGTCGTCTCCAGATCAAAAACAACCGTCTCCAAACGCTCCAGCGGGGTCCGCAAAACTTCAGAGCGCCGCTGCTCCCGGGTTAAGGAGCGAATAAACGCCATCTGCTGAGCCGTAGGAGCCCCCATTACTGAAGCGATGGCAGACGGTACTCCTCCTCTGCGGAGAGCGCTCCAAAAGCCGCCTCCCTGCGCTGGTTCCTTCATGGCCTTCTCCCTTCCATAAATCGCAACTGTCTTTGCAACGCACGATGGAGCCGTCGCACCGTCGAAAGAGCCTCGCGCAGCTCGTGCCAGCCCTTGCCTTGCTTCAGCGGCTTGACGGCCAGGTAGCCGTTGCTGATCAGCAATCCATCCTTTTCCTGCACCGGAGTTGCTGTTCGAAGCTGAAGTGCAATCCGAAAGGCCCGCTCACAAGCGTCCAGCAAAGGAAGCGGCGCGGCCTCCAATTGCGCCAGGCGTCTCAGTCTTTTCAGCGTAGAGGTTTCCTCTACTCCGTGCTGCAACGCCAGAAAGCGCACTGCATTTACCAGTGGAATATACAGCCCGTATTTCACATCAAAATCGCCCGCGTGCTCCCCAAAGCGTTCGGTGACGATCTGACCCAAAATATTAAGTGTCGCTTTATGCCTGACCGTGTTCCTGAGTACCGCTATAGGCAAATCGGGATGTTTTCGGAACAGCCCATAAAAGCTACGTTTCCATTCGCATGACAACTGTTCATCTCCAGCGATATGCCTCATATCAGACGAGATGATCAGATAACGGATCGGCTCCCAGGCAAAATCATCCGACCATTTCGTTAGCTGCTCCTGCCATTCAGACAATGTACGACGCCACAACGGCTCCGAACACATCACTTTCCCCTCACATTTGGGGTAGCCCAAATTCTCCAGAATCGCGGATACTCTGCGACCCAATTCGCTAAAATACAATTCTTTGTCCGCGGATACCATATCACTGATAATCATACCGTTATCCTGGTCACTCCATAGCGTCGATTCCGAGCGCCCCATGCTTCCGAAGGCTATAAATGCGTAAGGGACGGGAGGGGGGCCGAAGCCATCCTCAACCATCCCTTTTTCGCACACTTGTACAGCTCTGGCCGCGATACGGTCATGCATTTCATTCGCCGTTTGTAACCAGTCTGATAACGGAGCGGAGGCTTGGGAAGCCAGCAGCCATTTTTGAGAATCGACCCTGGCCTGCCTCAGCGATTCAGGCGTGTCTGCTTGGTCAATCGCTTCGGCGGAACTCACCCAAGGGGCCATATTTTGCAGTTCCATACTACCATCTCCTCCGCTCTCCATACTGGCTCTTTATATTCTACAACTTAGTTTACAATACCAGAACGCTTTTCAGCCTCTGCAACCAACTTCATTTGTTCTGGATAGCCGTACGTACCGTGTTCACTGATATCCAGCCCCATGGTTTCTTCCTCTTCTGTAACGCGAATGCCCATCATTGCTTTCATTGCACCCAGAATAATGAAGGAAATGACGAACACAAAGGTAAAGGTGCCAACCAGTCCAAGCAGTTGTACTCCTAATTGTGTAAATCCACCGCCATAGAACAGCCCCGCTTGACCTACACCTGTTACTTTTACAAGCTCAGGAGTAGCGAACAATCCTGTCGATACCGCACCCCACATCCCTGCAATACCATGCACAGAAAAAGCATACACCGGATCATCTACTCTTGCACGCTCAAACCATTGTGCTGTGAAGAAGGTGACAATCCCTGCTACAGCACCGATGACCAGAGCTGCCCAAGGAGCTACAAAAGCACAAGAACCAGTAATGGCAACCAACGCCGCCAGCACACCATTCAGCATCGAAGGAATATCTGCTTTTCCATATACCATCCAGGATACGAGCAAAGCGAAAACCCCGCCTGCCGCAGCTGCAATATTGGTAGTCAACGCCACATATCCGAAAAATCCGTCATTCATAGCCGATACTGCACTACCCGGGTTAAATCCAAACCAGCCAAACCAGAGAATAATAACGCCCAGAATCGAATACACCTGATTGTGGCCAGGAATAATGTTCGGCTTGCCATCCTTATTAAATTTGCCCAGACGCGGTTTGAGCAGCAGCGTAGCGACAAGTGCCGCCGTAGCGCCTGTCAGATGGACTACTGTCGAACCGGCATAATCCTGCATACCCAGTTTGCCAAGCCAGCCACCGCCCCATACCCAGTGAGCTACAACCGGATAAATCACGATGGAGAACAAAATACCGAAAATAATGTATACACTTAATTTTGCACGCTCTGCCATTCCTCCACATGCGATGGAAAGAGAAACCGCAGCAAAAGCGAAATGGAATAAAAACATAATGGTGATTGGAACATCCAGAGCGGAGAGAGAATCAAATGATGCTGCAGCATCAGTACCACTCATAAAGAAACCCGTCAATCCCATAAATCCGTTGCCGCCATCGTTGCCAAAGCCGAGTCCAAATCCAAGTGCCCAGAAGGACAAGGCCGCAACTCCCGTAGTAAGAATCGTTTTACCAGCGACATGCCCCGCATTCTTCATTCGTGTAGAACCAGCCTCCAGCAACGCAAATCCCGCTTGCATGAAGAACACGAGTATAAATGCCAAGAAGGTAAATGCCGTATTTAAGCCTGCTTGAAGCTGAACATTTGTCGGACCGTCAGCAGCGAATGCACCTACCGGAAAAGCCAGTACCGTCACCATGGCCAATAATGCAACTAACCACTTTTTTCTCATGAAGCCCACTCCCTTGAATGTTATGTTTCTTTACATTTCGTGAAATTCTTATTGTCATTATAAGCAGAACACATGAAAGTTGACAAGATTTTTTTTACCATGTTAAAAAAACAAGCAATAAAACTTCTCATGTCACATTTACTAACTATAAAAGTAGCTTGTTTCAGTCCTGAAAAAGTATAACGTTTGACTGTATGGTTGAGAATCATGTAAAATATTCTTATTAAGCACTTGATTTGCAGATCGAAATTTTGAAGGTTGAATGAAGAGCGTGAGGTGAGGATAGATGGGGATATGAAGCTGTA
This DNA window, taken from Paenibacillus kribbensis, encodes the following:
- a CDS encoding DUF294 nucleotidyltransferase-like domain-containing protein, whose product is MELQNMAPWVSSAEAIDQADTPESLRQARVDSQKWLLASQASAPLSDWLQTANEMHDRIAARAVQVCEKGMVEDGFGPPPVPYAFIAFGSMGRSESTLWSDQDNGMIISDMVSADKELYFSELGRRVSAILENLGYPKCEGKVMCSEPLWRRTLSEWQEQLTKWSDDFAWEPIRYLIISSDMRHIAGDEQLSCEWKRSFYGLFRKHPDLPIAVLRNTVRHKATLNILGQIVTERFGEHAGDFDVKYGLYIPLVNAVRFLALQHGVEETSTLKRLRRLAQLEAAPLPLLDACERAFRIALQLRTATPVQEKDGLLISNGYLAVKPLKQGKGWHELREALSTVRRLHRALQRQLRFMEGRRP
- a CDS encoding ammonium transporter, whose translation is MRKKWLVALLAMVTVLAFPVGAFAADGPTNVQLQAGLNTAFTFLAFILVFFMQAGFALLEAGSTRMKNAGHVAGKTILTTGVAALSFWALGFGLGFGNDGGNGFMGLTGFFMSGTDAAASFDSLSALDVPITIMFLFHFAFAAVSLSIACGGMAERAKLSVYIIFGILFSIVIYPVVAHWVWGGGWLGKLGMQDYAGSTVVHLTGATAALVATLLLKPRLGKFNKDGKPNIIPGHNQVYSILGVIILWFGWFGFNPGSAVSAMNDGFFGYVALTTNIAAAAGGVFALLVSWMVYGKADIPSMLNGVLAALVAITGSCAFVAPWAALVIGAVAGIVTFFTAQWFERARVDDPVYAFSVHGIAGMWGAVSTGLFATPELVKVTGVGQAGLFYGGGFTQLGVQLLGLVGTFTFVFVISFIILGAMKAMMGIRVTEEEETMGLDISEHGTYGYPEQMKLVAEAEKRSGIVN